cggccttctctcccatctcccttcctcctctctcgccccgctccagtctattcttcgctccgccgcccggctcatcttcccgcagaaacgatctgggcctgtcactccccttcttaaacacctccggcggtcgcctgtcgacctccgctccaaacagaaactcctcactctaggcttggaggctctccgtcacctcgccccttcctacctctcctccgttctctctttctaccgcccaccccgcacgctccgctcctctgagcactgtaataagcacttggaatgaacgagtcggcaacagatacagtccctgccttccgacgggcttacggtctgatcgggggagatggacagacgagaacgatggcgataaatagagtcgaggggaagaacatctcggaaaaaccgatggcgactaaatagaatcgaggcgatgtacatttcattaacaaaataaatagggtaatgaaaatatatacagttgagcggacgagtacggtgccgagggatgggaagggagagggggaggagcagagggaaatgggggggaaaagagggttaagctgcggagaggtggagggggggcggtagagggagtagagagggaaggggagctcagtctgggaaggcctctcggaggaggtgagttttaagtagggtttcgaagaggggaagagaatcggtttggcggaggtgatccgggaccgcggggggacgcggcccgggggtcgacggcgggacgggcgagaccgagggacggtgaggaggtggcccgtccaacggcagggactgtctctgtctgttgccgacttgttcattccaagcgctcagtacagtgctctgcacatactaagcgctcaataaatactattgaatgaatgaatgaacgaacatctCTCCCGCCCTCCCAACTGTGCACCGGGGCTCAGGCCCACCTGGGCGTTCCCATACAGATCGACGCACGTGCCCTCAGGAggcagaccgggagcagaggtgggcgCCCAGCTTGGGTGTGGGCGGGCAGGACGGGTGaacgcccccacccccggagtcCACCTGAGCCCACCGCGGGGCACTCGGGGAGCCGgcgctcaccttctccaaggccTGAACAAACTGGTCCACGGGGATGGAGCCGCTCAGCAGGGGCTTCAGCGGCTTGCAGTCCGGGATGTCGTCCATCACCCGCTTCCGCTTCTTGCCGACCGGAGCCGGGCCGGACTTGGGCGGGGGCTGGGACGGGAGGAGGCCGTCAGGGCCGGGGCTGCCCCCGGTCCCGGCCAGCCGGGCCCcgctggggccgggggcccggggagggcaccGCGCTGGGCTCGCTGCCCCGCGCCGCACCCGGCCCCGGGTGTGTTTCTGTCTGAGGTCCCGGAGCCCCGCGGCCGGGCCCTAAGCGGCGCAGCCGCCCACCGACAACCCTTGGCGCCGATCTGGACCCCCCAACCCACGGGCGGTGACAGACGTGTCCCGGTCCGGGCCCTCGCAGCTGCCTGCGTGTGTTTGTGTCCTCCCCCGAGTGCCCTGTCCCGTGTGCCTTGCTCCGGCCCGTCGCCTACCTGCAGAACGTGCTTGTTATCTTTGGTGTGCAGCATGGCGGAAACGGTCGCCAGGGAGATGCCGGGCTTGATCTCCATGGGCACCAGGGAGTCTGCAAGCTAGAGAGACGGGTgtgggccggggccccggcctcTCCTCCCGAGCCCTCCGGCGCCACGGCGGGCGGCGCGGAGAGGGGGCCGAGGCCCCACTTTCGGGACGAGGTCGAGTGCGGCTTCGTGGCCGACAGCCGGCAGGGCCGGAGGCGGCCCGCCCGTCTTTCCCGGGCGCGGCCCGCAGACCCCCCCGGGACGGAGGAACGGTGACGGGGGAGAAGCCGAGACGGCAACCGGGGCCGCGGACGTCAAATGTGCCGggtgggtcgggccgggccgggctccgcCCCGTCCCGGAACTCCTCTTCGGTCCCGGAAGGCGGCCCGGCCCCAGGCGGCGCCGCCCCGGGCCGGGGACCGAGAGGGAGGGGCCGAGGGTCCCCACCCGCCCCTCACCTCGGGGACGATCTCGATCTTCTCGTAGCGCCGCTTGAAGGGCAGGGTGAGCACCTCGGCCCGGCGGTAGGACATGGCGGGGGGGTGGCAGCCGATCACCAGATCCACGCGGTGCGCTTGGGTGGGAGGTGGCTGCGTGTACTGCTCCGGGCACACCACGTGGAGGGGCTGCACGcgaggtggggacggggaggcgTTGAGAGGCGTTGAACCCGGAGGGCCTGCTTCGGTCTCGCCCCCGGGGTTCTTCCACCCCCTCGCCGCGCCCTCCTCCCGGGCTGCCCGCCGAGACACAGAGAGGATTGTCCGGGGGCAGCCCGGGGGCGGGAAACGGGTTCGGCCACGTGGAACGGGGAGACGCGCACACGCTCTGACGGAGGCAGGCAAATgggtagggagggaagggaagagggacaggAAGGAAAGGACCAGTGCCGAGGGCCACCGTTTCCCCCAGACGCTCCCCCTTAACATGAAGACAGCCCTAAAATGGCTCTCTACTCCGCGGGGCGCCGGCACCGTCCACCGCTCCGCCGGGCTCGTGGCCACCTGTCCGACTCCCCGGCCGCAGCGGGGAGGTGCGGCGAGGCCcggggcgtggggggcggggggacgcacCTGCACTTCCTTGAGCAGCTTAGACACCTGGATGAAGTTGAGGCGCGTGTCTATGGGGCAGTAGACGCACTTCATGGCCAGTGGCTGGTAGGGAGCCAGGGCCTCCAAGTACGAGAAGTCGGGctctgcgggagggagggaggcagggagggaagggaccgGCCCCGAGTCGCCTCGTCCGATGCGGAGCGGCGCGTGGTCCCCGCCgctccccgcgcccccggccgCCGCGGGCCCTCTGGggacccgccgccccgccccgggccgccctCACCTACCGGTGAATATGACGGTGTTGAGGCCGGACCTGCCCCAGAGCTCCATGAAGTGCACGACGTCCCCGCAGCGCAGGGAGGGGTGGCCGGTGAACACCACGCACGGCTGCTTGAAGTCGTTGCTGAAGTCCCCGGGGATGCTGGGGTAGTGCTTCAGCTTGTTCGTCTGAATGAGCTGCGGGACGAGCTTCCCGTCAGCCCGCCCGCGCCCCCCCGGACCCAAAGCGGGGGTCCGGGACTCACGGGGCAGACCGGGCGGACCCGAGGTCTCCGCTCCCCTTCCCTTTAAAGGGCACCCCTCCGCAACGACAGAAATGGGGCGGTGCCGAGGTGGTGCCTGCCCCGAGAGCCCCAGGGCGCACGGAGGTTGGGGGATaagaggagtggggggggggggtgaagacggGGGGTCCTCCACTGCTACGCAAACAGTGACGAGCTGAGAAACCTCGGGTGCCAGGGTAGTTTGCCGTCCTGATTTGTTTCTGAAGGAGAGCCCAGAGTGTCACCAAAAGCAGACTTTGGCAGCTGGGCCTCCCGGCTCTAACGCCACGGAGAACCGGCTAGGGCCCCCCGGCGCCCCGCTTCTTTTCTCCCGTTCCCGGTGAGGGCCGTGAGGCCGGGCCCTTCTCCGACGCAGTTCGGGTGCCGGGAAGGGGCCTCCCTGTCGGCGTGGGGCCGGGGCCCCGAGGATCCCCCAACCCCAAGAAGGGGCCCGTCCGGCGGCGGGGGGAGCGTGCGGGCCTCGGCCTACTCGCGCGTGGGAATCGCCGCCGCGTGGGGAGAGGCGCCCTCTGCCTCCGGGGCCCAGACCAGCGGAAATGGCTTTTCTTACCTCTgcgtgaggaaagggaggctccgGGAGGTAGACCTTGGTCTGCTTGTTGTGACAGagcctggggaagagaggaaaagctgAAGACGGGGGACCGGCTGACTGGGCTTTCTGTCCACTTTGCCACCTGCCGGTCCCAGCGGCCCTGGCACGGGGGTGAGCTCAACTGGACGCAGCCGGCGTCCGGGGAACCGGCTCCTCGGTAGGAGTCGGGCGGTCCCGACGGACTGGAAGaacggggggtgaggaggaggggagagggaggcccgCGGTTCCCGGAGCTCTGTCCCGGCCAGCCCCCGGGTCGCCCGGGGCCACCTCCCCCTGCAGCGCGCTCCTACCTCCCCTGGCCCACGCCGGTGGCCGGTCACCGACCGGGCCCAGAGGCCGGCAGTTTCTCTGTAAGGAGGCAGAGCTCTGGGCGGGCGACTTCCCCGGCCTCCCAGGAAACGCGTCCCAGGCTCGTGCCGCGCGGCCACGTCCCCTACGGCATCATCCCGTTGCCCTGGAGGCTCGCGGGACGGGGCCTCGggcgtccctcctctcccccggggccgccgcAGCGGCGCGGGGTCGGGACAGCGGCGCCGCGATGACGCGATACTGAGAGGCGATATATGACGTGACGCCGCTGGACTTTGCCCTCCCCGAAATGATCTTTTCTCCTTGTGAAATCTGGATTTTGAAACGGTTTCCTCTGGGCATGTTTCAGTTTGGGGAGTTGGCGTTTCAGAGGCGAAACCGGCACTATCCCGGttttttccagagaagcagtgtggcctagtggaaagagtatgtgccttggagtcaggggacctgggttccaatcccggttctgccacttgcccgctgtgtgacttcgggcaagtcgcttcacttctctgggcttcagtttcctcatctgtaaaatggggattcaatacctcctctccctccaacttagaccgggagctccacgggggaccgggactgtttcccacccgattatcttgtcgtCACCCCGGTGCTTGTACGGAGTAAGTgttgaacagataccacagtggttattatttttttccaggaaaaggcTTTCCTATTTGCCGTCTTTCAAGCCTCATCCTTAATAAGACGGCAGGAAGCCGACGATCGGTTTTAATTTTGAGACTGCGGAAAGGCCGGGTTTCTCTTTTCCAGGCGTCTGGGGATAAAAAGGGCGGAAGCAGAGAGGTATGAGTGGGCCCCGTTTTCGCCTGCCTTAAATGTACACTGACAACATAAAATGTGTCCAAGGCTGGAGCTTTTggacctctccccccacccccacaaagctGGCCTACCCAACTGCCTTATCCTTTCCTCTCAGTCATCATTAACACCAGAATGCGGTGAAGTGAAATGTACATAGCCTGTTTGAGCCCTGggattgggggaagggggggagagagagaggagagtgtgtgtgtgtgaggttgCAGCAGTCCTCGGTATTCAAAGACCCTGCCACCTCTCATGGTGAAATTCACCCGAGAGCGCGTCTCTGATCGAAAAGGCCGCTACGGGATGCTCCCGTGGTCCTGGCCCTACTGTGCAGACCAACTGAACGTCCCTTCTTGGAGGTCATTTTGATGTCTAAGCACTGAAGTTCAGAGCGGCTAGCTTTGTGATCGTTTAGCTGGGATGGTCTCGATTCTGGggacgttttttttttttcctcaaactgCTCAGCGTCTGGGCGACCACCAGAATCTGGGATGGCCCCAGCTCGCCTGGGGTACGTACAAAGGCGCGCGGGGACACGTAGCCGGGCCCGGACCAGAGGGCGGACTTGTAAAGGCGCAGCCGGTCTACCGGCCGGGCCTCCCGCGCCTCGCTCacgccctcccccaccgcccggaacgccctcctcctccaaatcgGCGAGACCGCGGCCTTCCCCGTATTCAAAGCCCTTCCGGGGAGCCCTTTTCCCCGGGAGCACTTCCCTGATCGATATccctcctccccagtgcccccAAACTGTGCCATCTCCACACTCGCGCAGAGACAACCACCCACAATGCTTCTGTAAATACCCACTTGTACACTCCAATACCCGAGCCCTCGCTCTCTCCCTcgccccttcttcctttctcttcttcctcctgtctgtcccttaTCTCGAGTCAGTGTCCCCGGCTAGACGGTGAGATCCCCGAGGGTGGGGAGTCGTGTCCTCTAACTCGGCTCAGTGCGGCGTCCTGCACCCAGAAGGCACTCGGTCCAgggtgccggggcgggggcgcgcccggcccgggggggagggcgggggacggACGTAAGGACGGAAACCTACCACTCAGCGAAGATCTGGGAGAACTCGAGCGAGCTGTTGGCCACGGGGGAGATGAAGTAGAGGGGGACGTTGGAGAGGCCGGCCGAGTCCATGTACTGATAGAGACATTCCAGCAGGTCGTAGATGACGCCGGACGGGTAGCAGGGGACCAGGACGTTGCCGCCGTTCCGGACTGTCATGGCTGGAGGTGGAGGTGTCGGGAGGCGGGTGGGTGGGCCGAGGGCGGGAAGGGGacgatggggaaggaggaaaggaaagaaggaggtcactagAAAGCCGGAGAGGACAAACTCCCGGAGAACACCTGCTTCCGCCCTGCTCCCACGCTCTGTCGGGAATGAGCAGCCTCTGCTCCGGCCaccagccctgcccctgcccctgccggcCAGAGCCTTCCGGGCAGGTGCCACGACTCTGGAACGAGCCCGTCTTTGGTCGCCAGGACCGGACAGGCCAGATCCTACTGGCTCAGGGCTGTGGAAGCCTCCTTTCCTGGTCCGGCGGGCAGAGATCCCGGGCTCCCGATTGTCTCGGGCCCTTTGGCTGTCGGACCCGGAGTATTCCAGCCCATCTGGGGTTTGCGCGAGTGCCCACTTAGTGTCAGCACTGAGCTGTGCGGCTGGGAGAGGCCCTTGGGGGCACGACTGGCCGCAAAGCCCGGTGGGCAGCTTCTGCGGGCTGGaggatggggctgaggggggcggaTGGCACTGCAGGCCACGATGGCTCCCTCACAGCGGCCTCGGGTGACGGGTCTCCGGGTTGTGGAGCGGGGCCCCCGAGGCCAGAGAGCCCGCCTGCCCGCGGCCACGGCCTCAGGACCCATCTGCCCCGACGTGTGGGCCGGCGGCCCCGGAGAGAGCTCCCGGGACCTTCCACGGCCCAGGCTTTCCACGGCTcactggaggagggaggtggcctctccaccctcctcttcctcccttcagcgGCCACGTGCTCGGTTTCAGCGTCCCCCCGCTAGGCCGGAGGCTCCTCGAAGGCAGAAGAGGACCCTTTATCTGCTCCATCCTCCCCATCGGCTGGTACGGGACGCCGCGCGCAAGAGGCGCTCAGTCCGTCCCCCGGCCAGGCGGGCCTCTCACCCTCCACAGAGAACCTCCGCGTTCCCGCCTCCCCGcaccccgggccggggccctACCGAGGCTGCTGCAGAATTCTCCCACCATGCCGTCTGGGTTCGCCGTGGGGATCTGCGTGAGGCCCGTCAGAATCAGGACGTCGCTGTTCTTCAGGGAGGCCTGGTCCATGGGCTGCAACGCAGGacaggcagtcagtggtatttaccgagcgcgtaCCGtgtctggagcactgtactaaatgcttgggagagtacaacggaacaatataacagatacgttccttgcccacatgagcttacagtttagagggggagacgggcattaagataaataaattacagatacgcgcATCTGTGcctgggggccgggagaggggatgaaatgAAGGGGGCAGgttagggcgacgcagaagggagtgggagaagaggaaaggagagtttaatcaaggaagacctcttggaggagatggggcttcgataaagctttgaagttgggaagcgtaattgtcggatttgaggacggCGGtgcaggacagaagcaggatgtgggtgggaggtcggcggcgagatagatgagatcgagatagagccaataggttggcattagaggcgcagagtgtgggggctgggtcgaagaaggagagcagtgaggtgaggtaggaggggtcaaggggttTGAGGACTTTCAAGACAAGGGAGGGTTAAGCCGGGACGATTAGCGTGACTCCATCCAGCCGGCCGGCGGTCTCTGACCCCCGCAGGGCCCCGGCTGCCCGACGGCGGCCCGGAAAGAGCCGCAGGGGCACCGGTGGAGCGGGGGGACCGGGACGGGCTAACAGTGGGAGAGTCTGGGGGGCTAGAAGGCTCAAGAAGCGTGGCCGGCTCATGGGCGGGAAGAGTGGGCCATGGAAAGCATGGCTCCGGACGTGAGGGAAGGCGCTAACCCCCGGCCCTCCATCACCCGCACAGTCTACCGCCTTCGCTCTTGTGCacgagctgcagagcgctgctggcggaaatctgtGGCAGgtgatgtgagattgcagaggagacaaGATAGGGCTGGAGATTTCCATCAACCaaacgtatttatggagcgcctactatgtgcagagccctggactctgcgcttgggaaagtacaatacaatagagctggtagacgtggtccctgcccacaaagaataataatcattatagtccttgttaagggcttactatgtgccaagcatttttctaagcactggagcactgttctaagcactggggcgattgtgtgcagagccctggactcggTGTTTAGCAAAGTACAAtccgagagagttggtagacgtgatccctgcccacaaggagtttacaaggctGTACGGTTTTAGCCGTGGAACTCTCTCCCGCGGCTGGGCAACCATCGtcccccctgccccaaacccATGCGACAACTGAAGCTGACTCTTTTcataacccaggtctttcccagttttttccttcctttcttttctggaAGAAATCAGACCCGTTTCCAGTCAAGAGAAGGGAAATCCTCTCCCCACGTCAAGGACGGAAGAACATGAGAAATGAACTGTGTGAGTCTGGGAAATAAGTCCATCCGCCTTGTCGTCAAATTACCCGATTGAAAGACAGCAACAGATCTGGAGACGAGTTATTTATGTTTCTTGATTTAAGCCGAGACCCCTGGATTGAGATCTCATGAAATTTCCCTCGGAAAATCGGTTTAAAATTGCTCGGCTAAATAACCTCTGGACTGATTTTAAGGAGAGgccgtgtggcctcatggaaagagtacgggattGGGggcctggagacctgggttcgagtccccatTCCACCAatgacccgctgtgtgacctcaggccagtcatttaacctcccggAGCCTCAAGAGTCCTCTTCTGAAGTACACCGGGTATAAGATAGATCGTGGGCCCCGGATCGGGCGGGGGCCGACCGGGTCCTAATTTAGCATCTACTCTGGCGTCTAGCACACTGGCGTTGCTCACCCAACAGCGTGATGACCGAGAAGGGGGACACTCCTGCCGGACGCCAGGGGACGCCCGGGTGGGCGTGTCTGACCCGGCTCCCAGTTTGGAGCCTGGGGATTTttgggaagtggcagaggcgagcgtggggaggggcagagaacgGGCATCGGAGGCGGCGAGCTCTGAGCCGGGCCAAGGGCCGGAAGGGACGGTTGGGGAGGCCGAGAAGAAGCCAAACTCCGTTCCTTCCTCCGGACGACccgaggagccggggagggggagaccacGCGCTCAGCCCCGCTCGGGGCGctgactctcccccgcccccgggactcGCCCACTCGGGAAGCCCCTGGCCCGGACCgcctctccctgtccttccccttccaCTGCCCCGCTGCCGCCCCGCCTCGGGTCAGCTCGTCTTTGCCCCTCCGCCTCCGGGCCCGAGTGCCGGCCGATCCCGTCTCATTGATCTGGATTCATCCGTCTTTGCCCGAGAAAAACCATTCTGGGCCCATTAGCTCTCCGGGCTCGCATTATCTAATTGGATATTCCGTTTCTATTAGATGTACCAGAGGCAAGTCATTCGTAATAGTCCAATTTATTGTTTAATCAAACCTTTCACCAGGAGCCAACATCCCTGCGGGGGCTAGGCAGCGTGTAACCAACGCCAAGCCCGCTGCCGACCGCCCAGAGCATCCGCCCCGAGGAACCATCCCGAGGATCCACCCTGAGTAGCGCTGAGTATCCCCGAGTAGCCACCCGAGCCCACCTCTGCCGTCCGGGGGCCTTGGCGGTCCTGGCTGAGGAAGAGATCTCTCGCTGGGGCCACGCGTACTCCCAGACGGGAAGGTCTGGTTGGAAAAAGCCCGGGGCTGGGGTCGGGAGACCCGGGTCCAGCCGGGCTGCCGACCCCACGGCCCCCCCCAAGGAGAGTCCCGTCCCGTctctccgcccccctcccgcccgtcTGGGCCACGGCCTTCCGGTCGGAGCAGGGAGGGCGAGAAAACCCGGGGCCCGGTCggcacctctgctcctcctctttcccggAGAGTTTTTGAGGACAAACGGTACGAAAGCGCTTTTGGAAAATTTACATTCCATGTTCATTTGAGGTAATGTTATCATTCTCATTAATAGGAAACCCGACCCAGAACGCAACCCAACCTGGTCTAGGACATCGGCTCCCTGGGTCACAGGAAGGGACTAGGCGCCTGTCGCCCTCCTGGCCTCCCACCCTCACGATTAGGGACGGACCATCCCGcgccccctaactctcccctctccatccccgactctccctcgaGGGACCGATATTGGGCCGTGAGCCCAGGAGTTTCTCCAAACCCTCATGGAACCCACGGATAGCTGTAGCCCGTCCGACTTCTCGTGGTGAACCATTCCACAACTTTTCCATCCTGCTAGGCGAAGACAGAGCAGAAAGTCAAGCTGTCACCCACGTTTCTGAGGAAGATGAATTTGGTTTCGTAGCCGGGGGGAGAGCTGCCTCCCAAAACGCAGGCGTCGGCCCTCTGGCTCAGGGTTCTGCAGTGCTCCAGGTGGGgccgggaaaggag
This sequence is a window from Ornithorhynchus anatinus isolate Pmale09 chromosome X2, mOrnAna1.pri.v4, whole genome shotgun sequence. Protein-coding genes within it:
- the INTS9 gene encoding integrator complex subunit 9 isoform X1, with amino-acid sequence MKLYCLSGHPTLPCNVLKFKSTTIMLDCGLDMTSTLSFLPLPLVQSPRLSNLPGWVLKDGNTFLDKELKECSGHVFVDSVPEFCLPETELIDLSTVDVILISNYHCMMALPYITEHTGFTGTVYATEPTVQIGRLLMEELVNFIERVPKAQSASLWKNKEVQRLLPAPLKDAVEVATWRRCYTMPEVNSALSKIQLVGYSQKIELFGAVQVTPLSSGYALGSSNWIIQSHYEKVSYVSGSSLLTTHPQPMDQASLKNSDVLILTGLTQIPTANPDGMVGEFCSSLAMTVRNGGNVLVPCYPSGVIYDLLECLYQYMDSAGLSNVPLYFISPVANSSLEFSQIFAEWLCHNKQTKVYLPEPPFPHAELIQTNKLKHYPSIPGDFSNDFKQPCVVFTGHPSLRCGDVVHFMELWGRSGLNTVIFTEPDFSYLEALAPYQPLAMKCVYCPIDTRLNFIQVSKLLKEVQPLHVVCPEQYTQPPPTQAHRVDLVIGCHPPAMSYRRAEVLTLPFKRRYEKIEIVPELADSLVPMEIKPGISLATVSAMLHTKDNKHVLQPPPKSGPAPVGKKRKRVMDDIPDCKPLKPLLSGSIPVDQFVQALEKHGFSDVKVEDTAKGHIVLLQEAETLIQIEEDSTHIICDNDEPLRGRLRDLVLNFLQKF
- the INTS9 gene encoding integrator complex subunit 9 isoform X2, translated to MLDCGLDMTSTLSFLPLPLVQSPRLSNLPGWVLKDGNTFLDKELKECSGHVFVDSVPEFCLPETELIDLSTVDVILISNYHCMMALPYITEHTGFTGTVYATEPTVQIGRLLMEELVNFIERVPKAQSASLWKNKEVQRLLPAPLKDAVEVATWRRCYTMPEVNSALSKIQLVGYSQKIELFGAVQVTPLSSGYALGSSNWIIQSHYEKVSYVSGSSLLTTHPQPMDQASLKNSDVLILTGLTQIPTANPDGMVGEFCSSLAMTVRNGGNVLVPCYPSGVIYDLLECLYQYMDSAGLSNVPLYFISPVANSSLEFSQIFAEWLCHNKQTKVYLPEPPFPHAELIQTNKLKHYPSIPGDFSNDFKQPCVVFTGHPSLRCGDVVHFMELWGRSGLNTVIFTEPDFSYLEALAPYQPLAMKCVYCPIDTRLNFIQVSKLLKEVQPLHVVCPEQYTQPPPTQAHRVDLVIGCHPPAMSYRRAEVLTLPFKRRYEKIEIVPELADSLVPMEIKPGISLATVSAMLHTKDNKHVLQPPPKSGPAPVGKKRKRVMDDIPDCKPLKPLLSGSIPVDQFVQALEKHGFSDVKVEDTAKGHIVLLQEAETLIQIEEDSTHIICDNDEPLRGRLRDLVLNFLQKF